The genome window acaacaaaaacataaatagacaaatCTGACAAAATAGCACCGCCAATACaattttgtcttaaaaaacaacaacaataaaattaaaacaaaatgtaaaaaaacaaaacatatttagtgTCTAATTAGGAGCAGAAAATAATCTAATTTAATACAATACATAATACGGGTGCTCAGAAAAAACGAATCCTGATTTCTATTTATTCTCATTCTAAATACCTTcatcatttcccccccaaaaatccattattgattttttatttattttttattttttatgaatcaatttaaaaaaagacgTTTTCAGGCCAGATCTGCATGTGAACGTCAAAACGTCAGCAGAgaagaggagcttttgtagccTGAAGTTTATAATCATTTTTAGACCAAATAACATATTCCAAGAACAACTTCTGAATCGATGAATCGGGACCAAACGTGATCGTGAGTTATCGTAAGATTCCCATCATAGTGACCTGATTTAgcaacatacatacagtatcatCTCTCCTGTACACTCACAGTATGAAACTCACTTAGACTCAGACAAAGttgtctggtggcggcggcgagtagagcGCCGCTGCagccggcgaggcgggcgaccaaggaACGGCCACTTTCTTGGCCGTCGGGAAGGCGGACGCAAGTGGCGCCAGAACCACAGCAACCTAAAAGTTCCACGTCTCTgtcctgggcgtcgctgctgttggcTCAAAAAGCGTCCATGCACGGGCAACAGAGGGCGGCGCTTGCGGCCGGCCAACCGGAGGTCGCGGGGGCGACGATGCTGGAGACGAGGAGGATGGCGGCGCAGTGGAAAGGTccgccagagacgaggaggacgatgtaatcggagtcagagacgaggaggacaatGTCATCGGAGCCAGAGaggaggaggacgatgacgtgggagtcaaagacgaggaggacgatgatgtcggagtcaaagacgaggaggacgatgacggtggagtcagagacgaggaggacgatgacgtcagagtcaaagacgaggaggacgatgacgtcggagtcaaagacgaggaggacgatgacgtcggagtcagagacgaggaggaatgatgtcgtcggagtcagagacgaggaggacgatgacgtaggagtcagagacgaggaggacgatgacgtcggagtcagagacgaggtggacgatgtcgtcggagtcagagacgaggaggacgatgacgtcggagtcaaagacgaggaggacgatgtcgtcggagtcacagacgaggaggacgatgtcgtcggagtcagagacgaggaggacgatgacgtcggagtcagagacgaggagggcgatgacgtcggagtcaaagacgaggaggacgatgacgtcggagtcagagacgaggtggacgatgtcgtcggagtcagagacgaggaggacgatgacgtcggagtcagagacgaggaggacgatgacgtcagAGGcatagacgaggaggacgatgacgtcggagtcagagacgaggaggacgatgacgtcagAGGcatagacgaggaggacgatgtcgtcggagtcagagacgaggaggacgatgacgtcggagtcagagacgaggtggACGATGttgtcggagtcagagacgaggaggacgatgacgtcggagtcaaagacgaggaggacgatgtcgtcggagtcacagacgaggaggacgatgtcgtcggagtcagagacgaggaggacgatgacgtcggagtcagagacgaggagggcgatgacgtcggagtcaaagacgaggaggacgatgacgtcggagtcagagacgaggtggacgatgtcgtcggagtcagagacgaggaggacgatgacgtcggagtcagagacgaggaggacgatgacgtcagAGGcatagacgaggaggacgatgtcgtcggagtcagagacgaggtggacgatgtcgtcggagtcagagacgaggaggacgatgacgtcagagtcagagacgaggagggcgatgacgtcggagtcaaagacgaggaggacgatgtcgttgGAGTCAGAGACGAaaaggacgatgtcgtcggagtcagagacgaggaggacgatgacgccggagtcagagacgaggaggacgatgacgtcggagtcagagacgaggaggacgatgtcgtcggagtcagagacgaggaggacgatgacgtcggagtcagagacgaggagggccATGACGTAGGAGtcaaagacgaggaggacgatgtcgtcggagtcagagacgaagaggacgatgacgtcggagcCGGAGACGAGAGGACTATGTCGTCAgagccagagacgaggaggacgatgtcgtcggagtcggagacgaggaggacgatgtcgtcggagtcggagacgaggaggacgatgtcgtcggagtcagagacgaggaggacgatgacgtcggagtcaaagacgaggaggacgatgtcgtcggagtcacagacgaggaggacgatgtcgtcggagtcagagacgaggaggacgatgacgtcggagtcagagacgaggagggcgatgacgtcggagtcaaagacgaggaggacgatgtcgtcggagtcacagacgaggaggacgatgtcgtcggagtcagagacgaggtggacgatgtcgtcggagtcagagacgaggaggacgatgacgtcggagtcagagacgaggtggacgatgtcgtcggagtcagagacgaggaggaggatgacgtcggagtcagagacgaggagggcgatgacgtcggagtcaaacacgaggaggacgatgtcgtcggagtcagagacgaggaggacgatgacgtcggagtcagagacgaggaggacgatgacgtcggagtcagagacgaggagggcgATGACGTCGAAGtcaaagacgaggaggacgatgacgtcggagtcagagacgaggtggacgatgtcgtcggagtcagagacgaggaggacgatgacgtcggagtcagagacgaggtggACGAcgtcgtcggagtcagagacgaggaggaggaTGACGTCAGAGGcatagacgaggaggacgatgacgtcggagtcagagacgaggaggacgatgacgtcagAGGcatagacgaggaggacgatgacgtcggaggcatagacgaggaggacgatgacgtcggagtcagagacgaggaggacgatgacgtcagAGGcatagacgaggaggacgatgtcgtcggagtcagagacgaggaggacgatgacgtcggagtcagagacgaggtggacgatgtcgtcggagtcagagacgaggaggacgatgacgtcggagtcaaagacgaggaggacgatgtcgtcggagtcacagacgaggaggacgatgtcgtcggagtcagagacgaggaggacgatgacgtcggagtcagagacgaggagggcgatgacgtcggagtcaaagacgaggaggacgatgacgtcggagtcagagacgaggtggacaatgtcgtcggagtcagagacgaggaggacgatgacgtcggagtcagagacgaggaggacgatgacgtcagAGGcatagacgaggaggacgatgtcgtcggagtcagagacgaggtggacgatgtcgtcggagtcagagacgaggaggacgatgacgtcagagtcagagacgaggagggcgatgacgtcggagtcaaagacgaggaggacgatgtcgttgGAGTCAGAGACGAaaaggacgatgtcgtcggagtcagagacgaggaggacgatgacgccggagtcagagacgaggaggacgatgacgtcggagtcagagacgaggaggacgatgtcgtcggagtcagagacgaggaggacgatgacgtcggagtcagagacgaggagggcgATGACGTAGGAGtcaaagacgaggaggacgatgtcgtcggagtcagagacgaagaggacgatgacgtcggagcCGGAGACGAGAGGACTATGTCGTCAgagccagagacgaggaggacgatgtcgtcggagtcggagacgaggaggacgatgtcgtcggagtcggagacgaggaggacgatgtcgtcggagtcagagacgaggaggacgatgacgtcggagtcaaagacgaggaggacgatgtcgtcggagtcacagacgaggaggacgatgtcgtcggagtcagagacgaggaggacgatgacgtcggagtcagagacgaggagggcgatgacgtcggagtcagagacgaggtggacgatgtcgtcggagtcagagacgaggaggacgatgtcgtcggagtcagagacgaggtggacgatgtcgtcggagtcagagacgaggaggacgatgacgtcggagtcagagacgaggtggacgatgtcgtcggagtcagagacgaggaggaggatgacgtcggagtcagagacgaggagggcgatgacgtcggagtcaaacacgaggaggacgatgtcgtcggagtcagagacgaggaggacgatgacgtcggagtcagagacgaggaggacgatgacgtcggagtcagagacgaggaggacgatgacgtcggagtcagagacgaggagtcagagacgaggaggaggatgacgtcggagtcagagacgaggagggcgatgacgtcggagtcaaaCACGAggtggacgatgtcgtcggagtcagagacgaggaggacgatgacgtcggagtcagagacgaggagtcagagacgaggaggaggatgacgtcggagtcagagacgaggagggcgatgacgtcggagtcaaaCACGAggtggacgatgtcgtcggagtcagagacgaggaggacgatgacgtcggagtcagagacgaggtggacgatgtcgtcggagtcagagacgaggaggaggatgacgtcggagtcagagacgaggtggacgatgacgtcggagtcagagacgaggagtcagagacgaggaggaggatgacgtcggagtcagagacgaggagggcgatgacgtcggagtcaaacacgaggaggacgatgtcgtcggagtcagagacgaggaggacgatgacgtcggagtcagagacgaggagtcagagacgaggaggaggatgacgtcggagtcagagacgaggagggcgatgacgtcggagtcaaaCACGAggtggacgatgtcgtcggagtcagagacgaggaggacgatgacgtcggagtcagagacgaggtggacgatgtcgtcggagtcagagacgaggaggaggatgacgtcggagtcagagacgaggtggacgatgacgtcggagtcagagacgaggaggacgatgtcgtcggagtcaaagacgaggaggacgatgacgtcggagtcagagacgaggaggacgatgacgtcggagtcagagGCGAGGAGGAAtgatgtcgtcggagtcagagacgaggaggacgatgacgtcggcgtcagagacgaggaggacaatgacgtcggagtcagagacgaggtggacgatgtcgtcggagtcagagacgaggaggacgatgacgtcggagtcaaagacgaggaggacgatgtcgtcggagtcacagacgaggaggacgatgtcgtcggagtcagagacgaggaggacgatgacgtcggagtcagagacgaggagggcgatgacgtcggagtcaaagacgaggaggacgatgacgtcggagtcagagacgaggtggacgatgtcgtcggagtcagagacgaggaggacgatgacgtcggagtcagagacgaggaggacgatgacgtcagAGGcatagacgaggaggacgatgacgtcggagtcagagacgaggaggacgatgacgtcagAGGcatagacgaggaggacgatgtcgtcggagtcagagacgaggaggacgatgacgtcggagtcagagacgaggtggACGATGttgtcggagtcagagacgaggaggacgatgacgtcggagtcaaagacgaggaggacgatgtcgtcggagtcacagacgaggaggacgatgtcgtcggagtcagagacgaggaggacgatgacgtcggagtcagagacgaggagggcgatgacgtcggagtcaaagacgaggaggacgatgacgtcggagtcagagacgaggtggacgatgtcgtcggagtcagagacgaggaggacgatgacgtcggagtcagagacgaggaggacgatgacgtcagAGGcatagacgaggaggacgatgtcgtcggagtcagagacgaggtggacgatgtcgtcggagtcagagacgaggaggacgatgacgtcagagtcagagacgaggagggcgatgacgtcggagtcaaagacgaggaggacgatgtcgttgGAGTCAGAGACGAaaaggacgatgtcgtcggagtcagagacgaggaggacgatgacgccggagtcagagacgaggaggacgatgacgtcggagtcagagacgaggaggacgatgtcgtcggagtcagagacgaggaggacgatgacgtcggagtcagagacgaggagggccATGACGTAGGAGtcaaagacgaggaggacgatgtcgtcggagtcagagacgaagaggacgatgacgtcggagcCGGAGACGAGAGGACTATGTCGTCAgagccagagacgaggaggacgatgtcgtcggagtcggagacgaggaggacgatgtcgtcggagtcggagacgaggaggacgatgtcgtcggagtcagagacgaggaggacgatgacgtcggagtcaaagacgaggaggacgatgtcgtcggagtcacagacgaggaggacgatgtcgtcggagtcagagacgaggaggacgatgacgtcggagtcagagacgaggagggcgatgacgtcggagtcaaagacgaggaggacgatgtcgtcggagtcacagacgaggaggacgatgtcgtcggagtcagagacgaggtggacgatgtcgtcggagtcagagacgaggaggacgatgacgtcggagtcagagacgaggtggacgatgtcgtcggagtcagagacgaggaggaggatgacgtcggagtcagagacgaggagggcgatgacgtcggagtcaaacacgaggaggacgatgtcgtcggagtcagagacgaggaggacgatgacgtcggagtcagagacgaggaggacgatgacgtcggagtcagagacgaggagggcgATGACGTCGAAGtcaaagacgaggaggacgatgacgtcggagtcagagacgaggtggacgatgtcgtcggagtcagagacgaggaggacgatgacgttggagtcagagacgaggtggACGAcgtcgtcggagtcagagacgaggaggaggaTGACGTCAGAGGcatagacgaggaggacgatgacgtcggagtcagagacgaggaggacgatgacgtcagAGGcatagacgaggaggacgatgacgtcggaggcatagacgaggaggacgatgacgtcggagtcagagacgaggaggacgatgacgtcagAGGcatagacgaggaggacgatgtcgtcggagtcagagacgaggaggacgatgacgtcggagtcagagacgaggtggacgatgtcgtcggagtcagagacgaggaggacgatgacgtcggagtcaaagacgaggaggacgatgtcgtcggagtcacagacgaggaggacgatgtcgtcggagtcagagacgaggaggacgatgacgtcggagtcagagacgaggagggcgatgacgtcggagtcaaagacgaggaggacgatgacgtcggagtcagagacgaggtggacaatgtcgtcggagtcagagacgaggaggacgatgacgtcggagtcagagacgaggaggacgatgacgtcagAGGcatagacgaggaggacgatgtcgtcggagtcagagacgaggaggacgatgacgtcggagtcagagacgaggaggacgatgtcgtcggagtcagagacgaggaggacgatgacgtcggagtcagagacgaggagggcgATGACGTAGGAGtcaaagacgaggaggacgatgtcgtcggagtcagagacgaagaggacgatgacgtcggagcCGGAGACGAGAGGACTATGTCGTCAgagccagagacgaggaggacgatgtcgtcggagtcggagacgaggaggacgatgtcgtcggagtcggagacgaggaggacgatgtcgtcggagtcagagacgaggaggacgatgacgtcggagtcaaagacgaggaggacgatgtcgtcggagtcacagacgaggaggacgatgtcgtcggagtcagagacgaggaggacgatgacgtcggagtcagagacgaggagggcgatgacgtcggagtcaaagacgaggaggacgatgtcgtcggagtcacagacgaggaggacgatgtcgtcggagtcagagacgaggtggacgatgtcgtcggagtcagagacgaggaggacgatgacgtcggagtcagagacgaggtggacgatgtcgtcggagtcagagacgaggaggaggatgacgtcggagtcagagacgaggagggcgatgacgtcggagtcaaacacgaggaggacgatgtcgtcggagtcagagacgaggaggacgatgacgtcggagtcagagacgaggaggacgatgacgtcggagtcagagacgaggagggcgatgacgtcggagtcaaagacgaggaggacgatgacgtcggagtcagagacgaggtggacaatgtcgtcggagtcagagacgaggaggacgatgacgtcggagtcagagacgaggaggacgatgacgtcagAGGcatagacgaggaggacgatgtcgtcggagtcagagacgaggaggacgatgacgtcggagtcagagacgaggaggacgatgtcgtcggagtcagagacgaggaggacgatgacgtcggagtcagagacgaggagggcgATGACGTAGGAGtcaaagacgaggaggacgatgtcgtcggagtcagagacgaagaggacgatgacgtcggagcCGGAGACGAGAGGACTATGTCGTCAgagccagagacgaggaggacgatgtcgtcggagtcggagacgaggaggacgatgtcgtcggagtcggagacgaggaggacgatgtcgtcggagtcagagacgaggaggacgatgacgtcggagtcaaagacgaggaggacgatgtcgtcggagtcacagacgaggaggacgatgtcgtcggagtcagagacgaggaggacgatgacgtcggagtcagagacgaggagggcgatgacgtcggagtcaaagacgaggaggacgatgtcgtcggagtcacagacgaggaggacgatgtcgtcggagtcagagacgaggaggaggatgtcgtcggagtcagagacgaggaggacgatgacgtcggagtcagagacgaggtggacgatgtcgtcggagtcagagacgaggaggaggatgacgtcggagtcagagacgaggagggcgatgacgtcggagtcaaacacgaggaggacgatgtcgtcggagtcagagacgaggaggacgatgacgtcggagtcagagacgaggaggacgatgacgtcggagtcagagacgaggagggcgATGACGTCGAAGtcaaagacgaggaggacgatgacgtcggagtcagagacgaggtggacgatgtcgtcggagtcagagacgaggaggacgatgacgtcggagtcagagacgaggtggACGAcgtcgtcggagtcagagacgaggaggaggatgacgtcggagtcagagacgaggagggcgatgacgtcggagtcaaagacgaggaggacgatgtcgtcggagtcagagacgaggaggacgatgacgtcggagccggagacgaggaggactATGTCATCAgagccagagacgaggaggacgatgtcgtcggagtcagagaagaggaggacgatgtcgtcggagtcagagacgaagaggacgatgacgtcggagcCGGAGACGAGAGGACTATGTCGTCAgagccagagacgaggaggacgatgtcgtcggagtcggagacgaggaggacgatgtcgtcggagtcagagagGAGGATGATGACGTCGGAGtcaaagacgaggaggacgatgtcgtcggagtcacagacgaggaggacgatgtcgtcggagtcagagacgaggaggacgatgacgtcggagtcagagacgaggagggcgATGACGTCGAAGtcaaagacgaggaggacgatgacgtcggagtcagagacgaggtggacgatgtcgtcggagtcagagacgaggaggacgatgacgtcggagtcagagacgaggtggACGAcgtcgtcggagtcagagacgaggaggacgatgtcgtcggagtcaaagacgaggaggacgatgacgtcggagtcagagacgaggaggacgatgtcgtcggagtcagagacgaggaggacgatgtcgtcggagtcaaagacgaggaggacgatgacgtcggagtcagagacgaggaggacgatgacgtcggagtcagagGCGAGGAGGAAtgatgtcgtcggagtcagagacgaggaggacgatgacgtcggcgtcagagacgaggaggacaatgacgtcggagtcagagacgaggtggacgatgtcgtcggagtcagagacgaggaggacgatgacgtcggagtcaaagacgaggaggacgatgtcgtcggagtcaaagacgaggaggacgatgacgtcggagtcagagacgaggaggacgatgacgtcggagtcaaagacgaggaggacgatgacgtcggagtcagagacgaggaggaatgatgtcgtcggagtcagagacaaggaggacgatgacgtcggagtcagagacgaggaggacgatgtcgtcggagtcagagacgaggaggacgatgacgtcggagtcaggGACGAGGAGGtcgatgacgtcggagtcagagacgaggtggacgatgtcgtcggagtcagagatgaggaggaggatgacgtcggagtcagagacgaggaggacgatgacgtcggagtcaaagacgaggaggacgatgtcgtcggagtcggagacgaggaggacgatgacgtcggagccggagacgaggaggactATGTCGTCAgagccagagacgaggaggacgatgtcgtcggagtcaaagacgaggaggacgatgacgtcggagtcagagacgaggaggacgatgacgtcggagtcagagacgaggaggaatgatgtcgtcggagtcagagacgaggaggacgatgacgtcggagtcagagacgaggaggacgatgacgtcggagtcagagacgaggtggacgatgtcgtcggagtcagagacgaggaggacgatgtcgtccgAGCCAGAGATGAAGCAGCAGGCTGAGGAGCTGGCCAAGGTGCTGAAGCAAACGCTGGCCGAAATGCTAAAGCTGGCACTGGCCGTGGTGCTGAAACAGGCGCAGGTCGTGGTGCTGGCACGGTGAACGGTCTGGGGGCTGGTACGgggaccagtctgggtgctgTTACGGGGACCAGTCTGGGTGATGGTGCTTGTTCGGGGACCATTCTTGGAGCGGGTGCTGGTTCGGGGACCAGTCTTGGAGCGGGTGCTGGTTCGGAGACCAGTCTTGGAGTGGATGCTGGTTCGGGGACCAGTCTTGGAGCGGGTGCTGGTTCGGGGACCATTCTTGGAGCGGATGCTGGTTTGAGGACCAGACTTGGAGCGGGTGCTGGTTCGGAGACCAGTCTTGGAGCGGATGCTGGTTCGGGGACCAGTCTTGGAGCGGGTGCTGGTTCGGTGACCAGTCTTGGAGCGGGTGCTGGTTCGGCGACCAGCTTTGGAGCGGGTGCTGGTTcggggaccagccttggagcaggtgctggtttggaa of Entelurus aequoreus isolate RoL-2023_Sb linkage group LG09, RoL_Eaeq_v1.1, whole genome shotgun sequence contains these proteins:
- the LOC133656934 gene encoding mucin-2-like, coding for SSLTPTSSSSSSPSSSSLTPTSSSSSSLTPTSSSSSSLTPTTSSSSCLTPTSSPSSSLTPTSSSSSSLTPTTSSTSSLTPTSSSSSSLTPTTSSTSSLTPTTSSSSSLTPTTSSTSSLTPTSSPSSSLTPTSSSSSSLTPTTSSSSSVTPTTSSSSSLTPTSSSSSSLTPTTSSSSSPTPTTSSSSSPTPTTSSSSSSLTPTTSSSSSLTPTSSSSSSLTPASSSSSSLTPTTSSFSSLTPTTSSSSSLTPTSSPSSSLTLTSSSSSSLTPTTSSTSSLTPTTSSSSSMPLTSSSSSSLTPTSSSSSSLTPTTLSTSSLTPTSSSSSSLTPTSSPSSSLTPTSSSSSSLTPTTSSSSSVTPTTSSSSSLTPTSSSSSSLTPTTSSTSSLTPTSSSSSSLTPTTSSSSSMPLTSSSSSSLTPTSSSSSSMPPTSSSSSSMPLTSSSSSSLTPTSSSSSSMPLTSSSSSSLTPTTSSTSSLTPTSSSSSSLTPTTSSTSSLTPTSSSSSSLTSTSSPSSSLTPTSSSSSSLTPTSSSSSSLTPTTSSSSCLTPTSSPSSSLTPTSSSSSSLTPTTSSTSSLTPTSSSSSSLTPTTSSTSSLTPTTSSSSSVTPTTSSSSSLTPTSSPSSSLTPTSSSSSSLTPTTSSSSSVTPTTSSSSSLTPTSSSSSPSSSLTPTSSSSSSLTPTTSSSSSLTPTSSSSSSLTPASSSSSSLTPTTSSFSSLTPTTSSSSSLTPTSSPSSSLTLTSSSSSSLTPTTSSTSSLTPTTSSSSSMPLTSSSSSSLTPTSSSSSSLTPTTSSTSSLTPTSSSSSSLTPTSSPSSSLTPTSSSSSSLTPTTSSSSSVTPTTSSSSSLTPTSSSSSSLTPTTSSTSSLTPTSSSSSSLTPTTSSSSSMPLTSSSSSSLTPTSSSSSSMPLTSSSSSSLTPTSSSSSSLTPTTSSTSSLTPTSSSSSSLTPTSSPSSSLTPTSSSSS